Below is a window of Populus alba chromosome 2, ASM523922v2, whole genome shotgun sequence DNA.
attttatatatttatatcttagtTGGATCTTTTTTTCTTCGTCCTTTTCAATTTTGCTCAAAGTCCTGTTATATCAAGGACATCTGCCAGTAAACTACAAGCACCAAAAACCAAGACCaatctcaagatatgattttatCATAATGTATATCTCTTTTGTTGCAATAATATTGTTTCTGATTTAGGAAGGCTCCTTTGTCTGGTGCTTTTATTACCCCCTTAGATAGTAGTCTTTTGGTTGCTCTAAAATTTAAATCCCTGCATGTTTTCATTTTTGAtagctttttgtttattttaatgctTCTTTGAATGTAACAGCCAAGGATATAAGCTGCTGCTGTGCTAATACACGAATGTTTGAAGAAATGGCCCCACTTCGATCCTCAGGATATATTGATCCTGGATGGGAACATGGCATTGCtcaagatgaaagaaaaaagaaggtcAAATGCAACTACTGCGGGAAAATAGTTAGTGGTGGAATATTCAGATTGAAACAACATTTAGCCAGAATGTCTGGTGAAGTTACTCATTGTGTTAAGGTTCCTGAGGAAGTATGCTTCAATATGAGAAAAAACCTGGAAGGATGCCGTTCAGGTCGAAAGCGAAGGCAAGCTGAATTTGAACAGGCACCTTTAGCTTTCCACTCTAATGAGTATAATGACATGGAGGAAGCTTCCTGCAGTTACAAACAAAAAGGCAAAAAGGTGGTGGGTGACAAGAACTTGGTTATAAGGTTTGCTTCTCTTCGATCCTTAGGATACGTGGACCCGGGCTGGGAACATTGTATTGCTCaagatgaaaagaagaaaagggtgAAGTGCAATTATTGTGAGAAAATTATTAGTGGAGGCATCAACCGCTTTAAACAACATCTGGCTAGGATCCCTGGGGAAGTTGCCTATTGTGACAAGGCACCTGAGGATGTGTACCTTAGAATCAAGGAGAACATGAAATGGCACCGTACTGGTAGAAGGAATCGGAAACCTGAATCTAAAGAGATATCCACTTTCTATACCAACTCAGATAACgaggatgaagaggaggagcaGGAGGGAGGGTTGTTGCAATATTCAAATAAGGATTTGCTGGCCATTGATGATAAAATTTCAGACAATGACATCAGAAATAATATCAAGGGGAGGTCCCCTGGTAGTAGCAGCAACGGTGCTGAACCAccaatgaaaagatcaagattGGATTCAGTGTTTTTGAAGTCTCTTAAAAACCAAACATCATCGCACTACAGgcaaacaaaagcaaagatGGGTTTTGAGAAGAAAGCTCTAAAGGAAGTGATCTCTTCCATCTGCAAATTCTTTTATCATGCAGGAATCCCTTCAAATGCAGCAAATTCCCCATATTTCCTCAAAATGCTGGAGTTGGTTGGCCAATATGGGGCCTGGTCTGCAGGGACCTTCAAGCCAACTGCTATCTGGTCGGTTTCTTCAGGATGAGATCATTACAATAAAAGAATATCTTGAAGAGTTTAAGGCATCTTGGACAATTACTGGCTGTTCTATTTGTTGCTGATAGTTGGAACGATCTCCAGGGTAGGACATCAATTAACCTTGTGGCCTGTTGTCCCCGAGGTGCATACTTTGTTTCTTCTATTGATGCCACTGATATGATAGAAGATGCCGCAAGCCTTTTCAAGTTGTTGGACAAGGTGGTGGAAGAGATTGGTGAGGAAAATGTTGTTCAGgtagttaaatatttatttctgaCATTTCTCACGTTACTCAAATGCACTCGTAAACGGGTGCCTAATAAGCTGTTTTCTTCTGGTTTCCGACACAGGTAATCACTAAAAACACCGCCAGTTTTAAGACTGCTGGGAAGAtgcttgaagagaaaaggagaaatttATTTTGGACACCATGTGCTATCCATTGCATTGATCAAATGGTAGAGGactttttgaatataaaatggGTAGGAGAGTGCGTAGATAAGGCTAAAAAAGTTACAAGGTTTATTTACAACAATACTTGGTTGttgaattatatgaaaaaagaatTCACAAAGGGACAAGAACTTCTCAGGCCAGCTGTTACTAAGTTTGGCACTACAGTCTTCACATTACAAAGTTTGTTGGACCAAAGGGTTGGTCTTAAGAGAATGTTCCAAACAAGCAAATGGATATCTTCCCGATTTCCCAAATCAGATGATGGTAGAGAAGTTGAAAAAATTGTCTTAAATGCCACATTCTGGAAGAAGTTGCAGCACGTGAAAAAATCTTTAGAACCGGTTGCGCATGTTCTTCAGAAGATAGATAGTGATGAAACCCGATcaatagcatatatatataatgacatGTGTAGAGCTAAACATGCAATTAAAGTTATTCATGGGGATGATGCACGGAAATATGGACCTTTCTGGACTGTGATAGAAAACCAATGGAGCTCTCTGTTTCATCACCCACTTTACGTGGCTGCTTACTTTCTAAATCCATCTTACCGCTATCGACCTGATTTCCTATTGGTATGAGCTATGTCAACTACACCTCTTTTGGTTTTAAGCTTAATGTCCTGCCATTCTGTCCTTATGTCATTTCTTTGTCATAGATTCCTGAGGTTATGCGTGGTCTAAATGAATGTATTGTTCGACTGGAAGTTGACAATGGCAAAAGAATTTCTGCATCCATGCAGGTAAtgtgccttttgtttttgttatttttggttGCTGTTGTATCATTTTTAAGGACAGGACTCACATTAGAGATATTTTCGTTTAGTTAGTTGTCTGAAGGTTAGGCTACCATTAATTTGTGCTGCACTAAATTATGCC
It encodes the following:
- the LOC118044500 gene encoding LOW QUALITY PROTEIN: uncharacterized protein (The sequence of the model RefSeq protein was modified relative to this genomic sequence to represent the inferred CDS: deleted 2 bases in 2 codons); the protein is MFEEMAPLRSSGYIDPGWEHGIAQDERKKKVKCNYCGKIVSGGIFRLKQHLARMSGEVTHCVKVPEEVCFNMRKNLEGCRSGRKRRQAEFEQAPLAFHSNEYNDMEEASCSYKQKGKKVVGDKNLVIRFASLRSLGYVDPGWEHCIAQDEKKKRVKCNYCEKIISGGINRFKQHLARIPGEVAYCDKAPEDVYLRIKENMKWHRTGRRNRKPESKEISTFYTNSDNEDEEEEQEGGLLQYSNKDLLAIDDKISDNDIRNNIKGRSPGSSSNGAEPPMKRSRLDSVFLKSLKNQTSSHYRQTKAKMGFEKKALKEVISSICKFFYHAGIPSNAANSPYFLKMLELVGQYGPGLQGPSSQLLSGRFLQDEIITIKEYLEEFKASWTITGCSIVADSWNDLQGRTSINLVACCPRGAYFVSSIDATDMIEDAASLFKLLDKVVEEIGEENVVQVITKNTASFKTAGKMLEEKRRNLFWTPCAIHCIDQMVEDFLNIKWVGECVDKAKKVTRFIYNNTWLLNYMKKEFTKGQELLRPAVTKFGTTVFTLQSLLDQRVGLKRMFQTSKWISSRFPKSDDGREVEKIVLNATFWKKLQHVKKSLEPVAHVLQKIDSDETRSIAYIYNDMCRAKHAIKVIHGDDARKYGPFWTVIENQWSSLFHHPLYVAAYFLNPSYRYRPDFLLIPEVMRGLNECIVRLEVDNGKRISASMQIPDFVAAKADFGTDLATSTRMELDPAAWWQQHGISCLELQRIAIRILSQTCSSRICEHTWSIYDQVHSKRHSTASRKRWNELTFVHYNLRLRERQLGRKPGDVVSFDNLITENILDDWLVESEKQTMQEDEEILYNEMEQFDGDEMDENDHKEKRPADMVTLAGVLEPLDVIPAAGGVTTDDDGLDFLDDDLTD